A segment of the Lycium ferocissimum isolate CSIRO_LF1 chromosome 5, AGI_CSIRO_Lferr_CH_V1, whole genome shotgun sequence genome:
TCAGGTAAGAAAAACTAACATTCACCCTCTCCAGTCCTGTGGTGCTCGGCAGAAAACCTCCCTATGTAATATAGCATAACCTAACAAATTATGCAACTCGAACAGTCCAAATGGTGACAGATTCAGGCTGAAGACTGCAAAATTAGGGAAATGAATGATCTGGATGCGAGAATATGGCACGTTGGACATCCCAGTGTATGTTTTATTACTGTAGCGGTTTTCAGAGGTACACCTGGAAATACTgcttaagaaataaagaaaccaGAAATCAGAGGCTCAAATAATGTCAATGGCAACTGCACAGAAATTGTGACACACTAGAGAACTCTGAAAAGAGTGGAAGTGTAGTAGTGCATTTCCAGCGATGCAAAGTTTGCTTGGGAACGGTCACAGAGATGCGGCCCCCTAGAGGAACAAAGAATAGTTTGGGTGTCTTTCTCACTGCATAGCATAGTGACCACAACGATGGCTCTTGGGTGCAACAATTGAGAAGCTCATTAGTCATTAACTCTGAGAGGGAAAGAAGCCAGTTCATTCAAACATTaaagatcaatatcaaaagGGAGAAAACTGCATTTCAAAAAACGAAGTCATGTTCCTTCACAAACTgttaaaaagggaagaaaggggAAAACTAAAGAATGCAATGTAGACACCAGAAATCAAGAGAAATGCTAAGAGTGAAGAAAAGGACAGGTGCATTTCCTGTAAATGCCCCTAAAGacaaaatttcttctttttgttggtTCTTCTCTATTGTTGGTAGAACATTGAAGCATATCATCAGAACCATGCACTTAGCAAGTTACAAATGGACCACTATTAGCCACTGATTTAATCAAGTTATGATGAAATGATTACAGGAAGGCAGCACCAGGCTGTCATACAACTAATGGCATAAGTAATACACACTCACAAAATGTACATTTTCTGTTATATTCGCCAGAAAAAAGATCTTTCTTCCTACTCAAAACACGACAGTAATCAGCATATATTACGAGCAAAGGCATCACTTGCGGCCTTATACAAAACCAACCAAGAGCAGGTGCTTCAAAGTTCCGCGCTGACAAAGGCCATGTGACAGAATATGAGAGTGGTTCACATAGCGGGCATGTTACCCTTTGGCAACTGAAGAAATCTTGATTCTCATGACTTAAGATTCAACATCATCTTGCAGTAGTATTTCATAAATATCTGTCCTCAAATTGAGCTCTTTATCCCGCATTACCTCCTGGAGATCCGACAACTCTTTTGCTGTAAGCACAGAATTTAACTTGATGAAACCATCAAGCCAGAGTCGTTTTGACCTGAGCAAAATTTTGAGCAACAGAAATGAGGATATTAGAAAGCACAGCAATAAAAATTAACTGTTTGGTGAATCTGTCTGGGTTACAAACCACAGCTCTAAGGTTAAGTCgatgttttaaaaataaaaataaaaacgaaaagggccaaatatacccttgtactattggaaaagggccaaatatacccttcgttatactttaggtccaaatataccccttccgttatactattggttcatatatacccttcctcagttaaagttgtccaaggtggacattcaatcctacgtggcactgacatttgatgaggtggatgccacgtggcatgccacctcaacacccgtaacccattttacccctcccctCCATTTATTCTTCCACTACTAaaattttctttccctccatTATCGCCACCAATTGGGCATTAAAAATTGGAAGAGCAATCAGTTTGCGTAGATGCAATATTTTCTTAGCTAATCTCTCTCTGCTCCCCTTTTTACCTCCTCCTTACCAGTTATACTTAACCTCCAATTttccaggaaaaaaaaaatttcattcacAACTGATATAGATAGTGCGTATACTGATGATAAACAGAACATAGATGGTGTAATTGTTGTTACTGTATTTCAACCATCTTAATTTCCCAACTGGTAGCCCACTGTCAGGAATTTCGAATAAGTTACAATAATGTCAATACTTTTCAACCAAAATGTAGCTAGTCAGCTAAGTGAACAAGAATAAAAAAACCTATGGCTAACATCAATCTCTAGCAAACTAGTTGGCTCCATTAACTGCCTTCCCATTCTGGCAGTGGCTTGGTGGCAATGAAGGTGGCAATAATGGTGgaagggaaattttttttagtggaataacAAATGGaggggaggggtaaaatgggttatGGGTGCTGACGTGTCATGCCatgtggcatccacctcatcaaatgttagTGCCACGTAGGATTagatgtccaccttggacaactttaatgggggaagggtatatttgaaccaatagtataacggcaggggtatatttggatccaaatcaaagtataacgaagggtatatttggcccttttccgatattAATATAAGAGAGTAAGGAAACGCTACAGTTGAGGGCATGACATTTGTGTTGTAATAAGCAAGGAGAAAACTTGGGATATGCAAGAACCCACTCCATAGTGCTACAGAGGAACAAGGACAGCAGGCCATCAATGGTGAACAAAAAGATACACACTAAATCTACGACACAATAGAAATTGCACTAGGGCTATAAGAAAGAGTAAACAATGGGTCATTCTAGAATTCCTCAAATGCTATGACTCCACTATTTCTGCTAACCATGCCAGGGCACAGCTTCTTACTTGACTTTTGCTTTTTGAGATTAACAATATGTTCTTACTTTACCTATAATAGAAAAATACTCATTAAAGAGAccttcaatattcactctcacttctttcattcaGTAAGATCTTAGCATATGCTATGAGAAGGATAGATTGCTTATAAGCAAAAACAATTGGAAtcagaaaagcaaagaaaaaaaatcggAAATAGAAGACGTAAACCAATCCTTGGTACCCTTCTGCGTCAACCATTTTCTAAATATAAAGATTTCTAGTTACAACCACCACCTCGTCTTCATCCCTGAGGTCAAGAATGTTCTTCTTATCATCGAGAAATCCGTCTGGGCCAACCCTTAGGACCAACCGCAGCTTTCGAAACTCAGGGATAATGGGCCCGCCCCTTTACCCTTCTTTACTTAAGAGTTAAGATGTTAAAGAACGTTTTCCTCTCATAAAAGTCAAGCCAATGAACCACCTACCTCACTCCTTACCATAGTCATTCTGCAACGTACCCAAATAAACCTGTACATAATAAAGTCCACCAGCACCAGAGCAAGAACTTATCTGCCTCAAGGAAGAATCTTTGACAGACCAACTCCCCACTAATATTATCAGCACTGAAAATATACTAACAACTTTAATTGAGAAAGTTTCACAGAGTTGGACAGAAGGATGAAGGCATTTATTCTTTTTAGCACACTAGATGTACGTACAAATTACCAGCatgtttaccttttttttttattttttttttattttttatttttttttatcagtgTGTTTATTAATTAGAATCAGAAGGTTTTGACCAATGTTCACTGTCAAGAGCATTTAACTGCTGAGTGAAATGAGAGACTCAAATACACAATAGTTGGAAGAGGGGAATGACCAGAAATAAAGATTTTATTTTCCCTTCCTCCATGCTTACACGGCTCCAGTAACAACCTTTTTTTAATCATTCTGGTAACTACTTTCATAGTAACACTATACTTCACCCCTGCCCCCTTTTATGTCGAGTTTTTTCCTTCTAGACCTCTTAAAACTATGGAAGTCTTTTTTATCCTGATTTTATTTTACTGTTACAGAACATCAGTCATCACAAACAATGTACTCACCATGGGCAAGCATGGATGGCCCTAAAGAAAGCTCTTCTAGCTGCAGAAGGGTTGCATGCTATGTCACTTTCATAAGCAATATACGAGCGCCAGACTAAAACTGAATTACGTAGCTTCTCATTCTCCAATGCCCTCTCAAAAAGTCTGCGTATTCTATGCTCCGTACCACCTCTGCTCATGTCGAACGATAATGCAAAGAGCCAAGCAACAAGCGATGGTTTCCTGGAAGTTTAAGCAAAGGACACAAGATAGAGAGAAATTAAATCTTTGAATCCAGTAGATGGAAGCCTATAAACACAGCTTTAAACAACTACACGTTAGGTATATATTCTTCCTGCATCTTCTTTCAAAAGGATAGATTTCAAATGCAGACCAAGAGAGAGTTTATAATACCATCAAAAAGGTCATCCCAAatttttattgtcatttttgACTTGACAGATTTGGGGGGTTGGAAATTAGATCTAATTGTCCATTATAAGTCTCTCCAAAATGAAAGAGGCAGAAAACATTCAAGACCTTCTATAATACATGCTTGGCACAGCTTTTCATTTCCAAAAGCCTGCCAACAGAGCAACTTTACAGAAAGATATTTTAAGAAGCACTCAGACAGAAAAACGCACATATTTCTACATGCCCCTGAAAGTCAGATTGCAAACCCAACCGCTTGAAaagtagtactccctccgtttccaTTTATATGTCGTAGTTTGAACgagcacggagtttaagaaagacttttgaactTGTGGTTTAAATATGCTCTAACATTTGTGCGGCTATAACACTTTATAACTTGTGGTCTCAAATATTCCATAACATTTGTGTGATTATAAAAGGAGtcactaagggtaaaatgggaagttcaagttaaattatttccaaatttgatAGGTGCCATTCTTTTTTAatgaactaataaggaaataatgtcattctttttggaacggagggagtaccaaAAATCAACTAAGAAAACATTTTGAAAAGTCATTAGAGCATCAATATTTCACATAGCTGGCCctaattagtttggaattgaggATAGTGTTATCGAGATAAGGTATCAATATCTGTTTTTGATAACCAAGAAATCCCCGAGGAACAGTGGTGCATGGTTCAAGACTATGGATAATGGACCCGCCGCTCCGCCCTTCTCTCGCGCCTAAACCCACATATCAAGCCCTTCTCACTTAAATACCAGGCTTTGTTTGTGGTAGCATTCAAACACGTGGCGTGCGCCTAAACCCACACATCAAGCCCTTCTCACTTAAATACCAGGCTTTGTTTGTGTTAGCATTCAAACACATGGCGTGCGCCTAAACCCACACATCAAGCGCTACgctcttaccactagaccaaagcGATAGAGGAAGATTTCAATACTTCTATATTTTAGAGGTGAGTGTTCTTAATAATTGATTATAGACAACATAATAGTCTTACTAGCATATACAAATATCCTAGACCCGCTGATACTACTAACAAGAATATTACAAAAAGGGCAgtccggtgcactaagctcccgctatgcacgggtccggggaagggccggaccacaagggtctattgtacgcagccttaccctgcatttctgcaagaggctgtttccacggcTCAAACTGTGgcctcctggtcacatggcagcaacAGGAATATTAGAAGTAATGATCAAGCAAACTTAACATATCTGAAGATTTGACTGTGACTACCCTACGTCACATAGAAGTGGAGGAAAAGTTTAAAAGGTCATACTTTTGGAGATTTTCATCAAAGATCCACCGTAGCTTATTGGGTGACACATAGAGATGGCCAATTTCAACTAATGCATTGTAGAGATTTGGACTGCATGGATACATATCCAATCCTTTCACTATATATTCCCATAATTTTGACAGCTTCATTTCTTGATGATGCCTGCAAAGCATCCTCGTGTAAAAGTTGAACAAACACTCCAGATGATGACTGTGCCGCCTCCTTCCTACAGTAAGGTCATTGCAGTAACCATCAgtaagataataataataatccatcAGATTCAAGACAATGGTAAAGTACATAAATTAAGAATTCATAACACCATTTCTTTCGAAAAAGAATAAACAAACAGCATATTGCCTTTtctctcttttaatttttggctGTGAGGTACCAAGTAAGGGTGTGGAGGAGAGGATTCCAAACTACACTATAAGTTATAGTTATAGAGAATGGCATGTCCAACAAGGATAACTTAACTTATCGTAGATGTATCTTGGAGGATTTACACGTAGTTACTACTGTTAGTACATGTTTTAGTTCTAGTATTATTTACAAACAAATGAAGGAATAATTCAGATATACCTCCCCATTCATCAACTATCGAAACTCATCTACTTGCATGGATATCTACAACATGTAAAGTGTAAGTTTCACACCTGCCCGAACTCTGAAGTATTACTAGTAGAGTTTCATCGCATTGAATATCAGGGTGGATGTAAAGTGTAAATTATGGGTTCATCTGAACCGAATAGTGCTGGTTCGGACCTTGTGTAAGTGTTAAAAATTTCACTAAACAAGTCCAAATAGTTGATTTCGAACCCAGTAAATCAAATGAGTTGTGGTAGAATTCCGAACTCGAACCTATAAAAGTTCAAaccctagatccgcctctgttGAATATATTCCTACTCTATCGAGACGCAACCTGaacattagtataaatactccGAATAGTGGAATCAATTTGGTTCTAGACAAATATTACACACCAGCCGATTCAGATGTCTAATTAACAGATAACTTCCATAATCACAATCTGACAAGAAACAAAGCCCTTGATCCAATAACataaaaaacaaatcaaaatttgtCTTTTCATTGGTTTCCGCTTCTTGTTCAGAAACTCAAATCAGACAAGGTACATTGGATAAAATTTTAACTagtaaattgattagaaacaaaaacaaaattctcATGGAACTGTAAATTTCCAACAATagctcccaaaaaaaaaaaaagggggcggGGGGGTGGAGATTGTGTTGTTGTTAAAAGCAAGAGCAGAGAGACGAGGGTTCAGTGCTTCTGGAGGGTGACGATATGCAAGTGAATGAAGCGGTCACTTCTGTCCGTGAAGCGAGGAAACGACGAAGCGGCtgctttgttattttattttaaagaaacGAATATTTAGAGAAGGGCAACAagaaacaatattcataatatataatatcatTCATTAAAGTACCAATTACAACAATATAATAACCATAATATGTGATATGACATAATAATGGAACATAAATTGTTCAAGCATTCATATTATACATGAAGAAGGGCAACGTGAAGCAATGTAGTAAAATAATATGGAAAAATGACGATCTAGTATCACAAAAGAACGTAGTACACCCTTAACATAATTTTACATTTACCCTTAGTATCACCGAAGAACAAAATTTACCCTTCACATTCTTTAGGTAAgaccatttcttttttttttaaaaatgattgtGCAAGAGCTTTAGAGAGCCAGAACTCAAAGTATAAAGAATAATGCTcgaaaaatcaaattcaaagAGAATATAGTTCACCCTACACAGAGACGTCATGatatgacttatattttccctgtCAATTTCAACAATCTTCATGCTAGTTTAGTGGAAGGAGTACGCAGACCAtaccctaccttgggaggtagagaggctgtttttGATAGTTCCTCGGCTCAAGACAAAGCATATCAATGCAGtatggggaaaaaaaataacagAAGTGGAGAAGCCACTAAACTAGCTTGAAGATTGTTCAGTGGAAGAGGTAAAAAAAACATCTTAAAAATTTAACATGATGAGCAATATTTCTTCTAAATATTGCAAAAGACAACTTTtctcaaaaagaaaatgaatattttccaGTAATATTGATCAAAGGTTGAAAAAACGAGACGTTTCCACTGTCTTCATTAAGAGGTAAGAGGTATCTTCAATTatgaagaagacaaaaagaGGAGAACTAATTTTACTATACAAATACTTCAATAAAAGGATACAAGCTGGAAATTTCCAGTACTTCATcgcagtgttgtcaaaggcacGCTTAAAgtgcgcttaagccctgaagcgaggctcaaaacatgttgagcgcttcgccccgctttatgtgcgcttcagtttcatcatcaaggctctaagacatacttttccttgccaatgagcctctcttgatgaggtgacactagataattgatatttcactttatcgtaatgtTTCTACAATTTccttgtccatatatttgttattcctGCTTATTATTAatagtcttggactaaacatatatatatttgtacgtTCACACCTTTGcgctttttttcattaaagcccccACTTTATTTgtgctttgcgcttaaagctcCAGgtgaccttagagcttttttgcgcttttcgcttttgataacactgctTCATCGGCAGTAAGCAACAATTTATTTCCCATAacaattgttattgttttttgaTAACAAACAATTGTTATTGTTAAGTATAGGGTAATTGCATTATAAAATAAAAGCTAATTGACTACATCTCAATTCCAAGCTATTTTAAACCAACAAGCAAACAGGTGCAGCTAGCTACAGTAGATCTAGAAGACACAAAATTTCAGGtttaaaaaggagaaaatgacAGGCAGCAAAAAAGCTGATTACCAGGAAGCACCATTGTGAATGCTTGCTCTAAAATTTGAACACCTTCAGTCCATCCAATTGTTATTTCTTCAAATAAAGCAGCTGAACATATGAGAGCAACTGAATGATCATCAATTAAACCGCGTGTCCACGATGAACGTAGAATATTCACTTGTTCTTTGAATCCTTGGCGTGCTTTCAGCTGTTGAAGGCTTGAGGGTTTAcatttatacggactgtatttcGTACCACTCCCCAAGCAAGATAAAATATGCATAGCACGTAAAGATGATTCAGCCGATCCAGAACTACCATGAGTACCGTTTGCGAGCTCCACTTCAGCATACCAGAGATATAAGAGAGATGCATTTGTCTGAGCATCCTGCTTATTCGATAAAATAAAGTAATACTACAACATCAAATGACAAAAACAATTTATAGGCAGCAACGAAAAATTAACCAACAAGAACTAAAACTAGTAATTGACTGAGATTCCCCGACAAACTGTGGGCTGGACTACTTTTTTCATGGTGAAGGAAATGGTGATTTAAGCACTAGTTAGAAGACTGCCTCTACAGAACCAACGGCACGTTGAAGGGGTAGTCCTCTCTCAATGAAGGGATACCATGCCAATATCATGTTAAACAGGAAATAGACTGTACCTGTGGAAGTCCATCAATAGAAGACAATGCCATATCGAAAATCTTTCTAGCATGGTCAATATTTCCAAAAACTGCTTCCCTTCGTGCATAAACTCCACAAAGCAATACATCCTGTAAGAACAAAAAGTGTAAAAGACAAACAAGGAACTTTCAAGTTGAGACATCAGAAGtgcaaaaaataatataatccATTTGTGGCACAAACttaataaaaagaattttgtgGTGAACAGGGACAAATGAAAAGCAAGGAACCAAAATGATATCCTTGGGAGGGGCAGGGGCCAAGAGAGAGAATACAAATCAATGCCAAGTCTAACACCTAACACAGTGTTACCTTTACATTTATTTGCAAGGCAATTACTTTATTTAAAAGTCATGTGCAATATACAACATAGAAGACATGcaccttaatatttttttaaaatcatgtgAATATACCACATATGTAAAATGCTTGACCAGCAAgatgaataaaaaattatacCTGACGGTTACTCTTCAAAAGGCTTTTTGCTAAAGTTCGACATGGTGTTACTGAACAGCTAGAAGTATTCATCACTGTATTTGATAGCTCCTCCGCAATCAGAACAGCTTCTTCCAACATGTGATTTTGGGGAAATACAGTGCAACAAAGCAATGTAGCATTTCGAACAAATCTCATCATGCTAGTCCTCATAGAGATATCATCAGAGCTGCTAAAAACTCGCTCCAAACTTGTGTCAATTTGGttccttccttctttggttAAAACGTCGTGCATTCTTCTTAGTTCATCAAAGAGCGAGTCTGGAATTGCCTCCAAACTAAGGCTTTTTTCAGCCCAACTTGAACTGTTTGTACAAGTCCTGCATGCATTAAAAGGAAGTAACTTACATACAACTAATTATGTTACTCTTGTTTCATTACTTCCCTGTGCTAGTTTACTAAGCACCTCCATGTGGCTTCTCTCAATTAATAGCATCCTTCGTCAAAGAAAAATAACCAAAGTAATACATAGAAACAACATATCGAACAATAACTTTTGAAATGATTGAGAAACTAAAATATAAGAGTCTGTGACTTACAACTCTCTCAGCAACTTATATATTTTTACTTACCAACAAAAAAACAACTCATTATCACTTATCAGAAACCAATAAAAAGGATGACCTAATTGAATGTCATAACGAAACAAGATCTCTTAAAGCAGCAAGTTTTTAGTGGATCCTTCTCCTATCAAAGTTGATTATCCTCTCTGAATCTTTGATTTCATATTGCAGACCAAAATTTGGAAACGATTATCAGAATGTGCATATTAAGAAGCTTCCTATTCTCCATGTAGGTTCCCTTTGACTCTAAATGGCAATCGATTATATCCAGTGTGAGAGGGAGAAAGGGAGAAGGGGGGAGAGAGAGTAAATTTAAGCCTAAAAAGTTCATAGAACTATCCAAAAACCTTTTTCTGCATATAATGTCAACTTCAACAAATCAACTCCTTCCCTTCTAAACTGCTAAGCAGGGCAGATTCAGGGTTTTAACCAAAATACTGTGCTTTATATTCTTAGGGACCATTAACTATCTGGTATCCAGTGGTAGaggctaaaaataaaaaaagttgacACATGGATATAACTTAACAATTTACTAACACTTCAAGGAGGAAAAAGTATAAGGACATAAAAAATGATCCTAGCTAGTCGAGCATAAGTGCCGAAAGTTCAGGCTCACCAAGTTTTAGCAAGCTCAAGACTCTGTACAGGAACCAAGCTCAACCTTGATAGCATTATTCAACCCTAATTGTAAATGTGACAGGATGGCTTGGTTCTCAGAGTTAAAAGTTTAAAACTTCAGCATATGAGATCCTTCCCAAGTGTGCTAGAAAAACACCACCCTTTCCAGATACATTCACACAGTAAATAGATCCTCAAGCAAGAATTGTTTTAACATGTGACATGGACCTCTGCATTTCTTTCATGGCAGCAATATGACATGTACGACTCTAATATCTAGTAAAATCAATGTGATTACTAGAGAAGTCAATATAACATTCAAGATCAGAAACGAACCATTGAGCCATCCTCCCGCCATAAAACTCAATGAACTGGGATACCAGGGAAAAACGTGCTTCTTCAGAACTTATCGAGAACAGGTAGTCACTCAAATCTTCATATGTTATTACTCTCAAAAGCTGCTCATCATCCTGTGCATCAGCAGGATCCTCACTGTGAGAAATCCCAGCTGTTAAACATAAATACTTCAGGAATTAATTCTCGACCTCAGACAACAGACGCTAatgcaagaagaaaaaaatgaggcAGGAAGCAATTCATCACTTGGAAACACATGCAGTACACTGATACTTAGATCAGTCAGTTCAAGATCTTTACAAGGGAAAtactcataaaaataaaaaaaaataaaaaaataaaaagatctttacaagaaaaataacaagAAGCTGTTGTTGCACTCCATTTGCAAATGCACACATTCTTAAGCATAAAATTAGTCTCGGAATCAAAATAATAGATACATAGTCATGCCTATTGATCGAAAAGACTTGGTGGAGTAACGCATGATAGGTGAATGGTGCTAACAACACAGCGAGGATGAAAACAAAACAGGAGCTATTAAGTGGACAATGGTAGAGAGCATGGTATTGAATTTCGTCCACAAAACTACTATTGTTCATGCCTCGCTCACATTTGAAATAATTTGGATTTGCCGCTTGATTGGCAAGTCTACTGTCATTTAGCCATTGGAGTCAAACAAATGAGCCAGACTTGCCAagctttttgaagaaaagaaatagaGAAGCTAAGCCATTAAAACAGAATTTGACTCTAAGTATTCAAAAGTAAACAGTCTTTTTTTGGGGAG
Coding sequences within it:
- the LOC132056159 gene encoding uncharacterized protein LOC132056159 isoform X2; the protein is MYCRMDLARYKLHNSRKTSELNYYRRNDKRTLEKDSDIDALDNKLRSGGRYWSATYAAIEHHKNLKRLRILTPLKPVMSSPADFISFSDEVKSDEGIRGDTISGNAMIEESWEDEVFRKTKEFNRMTRERPHDAQIWLAFAQFQDKVASLQPQKGARLQTLEKKISILEKATELNPDSEDLLLSLMNAYQSRDSIDDLISRWEKILIENSGSCTLWREFLRVVQGDFSRFKVSEMRKMYANAIQALSGAWTKQHRQVSGGANSPSMDPAIVRLELGLIDTFLSLCRFEWQAGYRELATALFQAQIEYSLFCPSLLLSEQSKQRLFEHFWNSNGARVGEDGALGWSKWLEKEEELRQKAMKEESLHDSEKGGWTGWSEPLSKSKRSNEAIENTTETDGALDELEDGSEMKDDEKDDTEALLKMLGIDVTAEANCEIKDTRTWTRWSEEEVARDSKEWMPVHAKTGISHSEDPADAQDDEQLLRVITYEDLSDYLFSISSEEARFSLVSQFIEFYGGRMAQWTCTNSSSWAEKSLSLEAIPDSLFDELRRMHDVLTKEGRNQIDTSLERVFSSSDDISMRTSMMRFVRNATLLCCTVFPQNHMLEEAVLIAEELSNTVMNTSSCSVTPCRTLAKSLLKSNRQDVLLCGVYARREAVFGNIDHARKIFDMALSSIDGLPQDAQTNASLLYLWYAEVELANGTHGSSGSAESSLRAMHILSCLGSGTKYSPYKCKPSSLQQLKARQGFKEQVNILRSSWTRGLIDDHSVALICSAALFEEITIGWTEGVQILEQAFTMVLPGRRRHSHHLECLFNFYTRMLCRHHQEMKLSKLWEYIVKGLDMYPCSPNLYNALVEIGHLYVSPNKLRWIFDENLQKKPSLVAWLFALSFDMSRGGTEHRIRRLFERALENEKLRNSVLVWRSYIAYESDIACNPSAARRAFFRAIHACPWSKRLWLDGFIKLNSVLTAKELSDLQEVMRDKELNLRTDIYEILLQDDVES